From Bacillota bacterium, the proteins below share one genomic window:
- a CDS encoding hydrogenase maturation nickel metallochaperone HypA: protein MHELALVEEILKACQQAAASHRMRRVTAVHITVGELAACQDALRFAWEACRGRFPPLEEARLEIQEVPARWACPHCGTQYPEPLPRCPGCSAGHPRLESGLELRMDYLEGDGSP from the coding sequence GTGCACGAACTCGCACTGGTAGAAGAAATCCTCAAGGCCTGCCAGCAGGCCGCTGCCTCTCACCGGATGCGCAGAGTAACCGCAGTCCACATCACGGTGGGGGAACTGGCCGCCTGCCAGGACGCCCTGCGCTTTGCCTGGGAGGCGTGCCGGGGGCGCTTCCCGCCCCTCGAGGAAGCCCGGCTCGAAATCCAGGAGGTGCCGGCGCGGTGGGCCTGTCCGCACTGCGGGACCCAGTACCCGGAGCCACTCCCCCGCTGCCCGGGGTGCAGCGCCGGCCACCCCCGCCTGGAAAGTGGCCTGGAGCTGCGGATGGATTACCTGGAAGGAGACGGTTCGCCATGA
- a CDS encoding D-alanine--D-alanine ligase, protein MARVGLTFNLKKARDPEDDEPPDAQAEYDSPATVMAVADALRRGGHQVVFLEADEFLPDRIREESPQVVFNLAEGLRGESRESHVPALLEMLGIPYTGSGVLSLALCLDKPLTKVVLGQYGVPTPAFRVIAPDEAIDATGLRFPLFVKPAHEGSSMGVGPGSVVYGETDLVRQVNLVRELYRQEALVEEFLPGREFTVGLVGNRCLHAFPIMEINYDEVPADHGAVYSRHFKEHWDDDRYYLCPAPVDEALRAELVELARRAFRALRCRDVARVDLRLDAAGRPQVLEINPLPGLAPGFSDLPRAAAAEGWTYEELVNGILDVALLRLGMSHLASGMLVESRMLA, encoded by the coding sequence ATGGCGCGGGTTGGCCTCACCTTCAACCTGAAGAAGGCCCGAGACCCCGAGGATGACGAACCTCCGGACGCTCAGGCCGAGTACGATTCTCCTGCTACGGTGATGGCGGTGGCAGACGCGCTCCGCCGGGGAGGACACCAGGTGGTATTCCTGGAAGCGGACGAGTTCCTGCCCGACCGCATCCGCGAGGAAAGCCCGCAGGTGGTGTTCAACCTGGCCGAAGGTTTGCGGGGGGAGAGCCGGGAGTCCCACGTGCCGGCGCTGCTGGAGATGCTGGGTATCCCGTATACAGGCTCAGGGGTACTCAGCCTGGCCCTGTGTTTGGATAAGCCCCTTACGAAGGTGGTGCTGGGACAGTACGGGGTACCGACACCGGCCTTCCGCGTGATAGCCCCGGACGAAGCAATAGACGCCACCGGCCTGCGCTTTCCCTTGTTCGTGAAGCCGGCTCACGAGGGGTCCAGCATGGGGGTGGGGCCGGGGTCAGTGGTGTACGGCGAGACTGACCTGGTGCGTCAGGTGAACCTGGTCCGCGAGCTTTACCGGCAGGAGGCCCTGGTGGAGGAATTCCTCCCCGGTCGGGAGTTCACCGTCGGCCTGGTGGGCAACCGTTGCCTGCACGCCTTTCCCATCATGGAGATCAACTACGATGAGGTGCCGGCCGATCACGGGGCCGTGTACTCCCGTCATTTCAAGGAACACTGGGACGACGACAGGTACTACCTGTGTCCTGCCCCCGTGGATGAGGCATTGCGGGCGGAACTGGTGGAGCTTGCCCGGCGTGCCTTCCGCGCCCTGCGTTGCCGCGATGTGGCCCGGGTGGACCTGCGGCTGGACGCTGCCGGTCGTCCCCAGGTACTGGAGATCAATCCCCTGCCCGGTCTGGCCCCGGGGTTTTCGGATCTGCCCCGCGCGGCGGCGGCAGAGGGATGGACTTACGAGGAACTGGTTAACGGCATTCTGGACGTGGCCCTGTTGCGCCTGGGCATGAGTCACCTGGCCAGCGGGATGCTGGTGGAGAGCAGGATGCTCGCCTGA
- a CDS encoding 4Fe-4S dicluster domain-containing protein, protein MVVAIEPVVTQRELLPEEIRNPYFPAEVEDISGQSVWACMQCGTCSGSCQFAEQMDYTPRRIMEMVRTGLREQVLASKAIWYCASCYSCTVRCPRGIQVTRVMMTLKSLALRAGYVNPREDAPAFYDSFLRVLRMFGRVHEPTLVAAYALRTRPTRVLGMMPMALGLVRRGRMAPLPDRTRSLGEVRRLMEAVERVRTSESAGAREVGVRAQSEPRATGQEVVVR, encoded by the coding sequence ATGGTGGTAGCCATCGAGCCGGTGGTAACCCAGCGCGAACTGCTCCCCGAGGAAATCCGTAACCCGTATTTCCCCGCGGAAGTCGAGGATATCTCGGGTCAGTCCGTCTGGGCATGCATGCAGTGCGGCACGTGTTCCGGTTCCTGCCAGTTCGCTGAGCAGATGGACTACACCCCGCGCCGCATCATGGAGATGGTGCGCACCGGGCTCAGGGAGCAGGTACTGGCCAGCAAGGCCATCTGGTACTGCGCCTCCTGCTATTCCTGCACGGTGCGGTGCCCGCGGGGGATACAGGTGACCCGGGTGATGATGACCCTGAAGTCCCTGGCCCTGCGGGCTGGCTATGTCAACCCGCGCGAGGACGCCCCCGCCTTCTACGACAGCTTCCTGCGGGTTCTGCGCATGTTCGGGCGGGTACACGAGCCCACCCTGGTCGCCGCCTATGCCCTGCGGACGCGACCCACGCGGGTGCTGGGCATGATGCCCATGGCCCTCGGACTGGTGCGCCGGGGGCGGATGGCACCCCTGCCCGACCGCACCCGCAGTCTCGGCGAGGTGCGGCGGCTCATGGAAGCGGTGGAACGTGTGCGCACGTCCGAGAGCGCGGGCGCCCGCGAGGTGGGCGTGAGGGCACAATCGGAACCGCGGGCCACAGGGCAAGAGGTGGTGGTCAGGTGA
- the hypB gene encoding hydrogenase nickel incorporation protein HypB, with protein sequence MKVILAKDLLAASDRVAAANRALFRQRGVLALNIMGSPGAGKTALLEATLPRLHPRYGCAVVEGDIATTRDGERISALGVPVVQLNTGGACHLDASMVARALEDLPGAGRLLFVENVGNLVCPAEFDIGTDRTVVVFSVTEGPDKPEKYPLAFQKAHAVILNKVDLLPHLDLTLEEFQKVLEQCAPGATVFPVSARTGEGVDAWCQWIEAQLAAQYADPRQREE encoded by the coding sequence ATGAAAGTGATTCTGGCTAAGGATCTGCTGGCGGCCAGTGACCGGGTGGCGGCAGCCAACCGGGCCTTGTTCCGCCAGCGGGGAGTGCTGGCCCTCAACATCATGGGTTCGCCCGGCGCCGGGAAGACCGCCCTGCTGGAAGCCACTCTGCCCCGCCTCCACCCGCGGTACGGCTGCGCGGTGGTGGAGGGCGACATCGCCACCACCCGGGACGGGGAACGCATCTCCGCCCTGGGCGTACCGGTGGTGCAGCTGAACACCGGCGGAGCCTGCCATTTGGATGCCAGCATGGTGGCCAGGGCCCTCGAGGACCTGCCGGGAGCCGGACGCCTCCTCTTCGTGGAAAACGTGGGCAACCTGGTGTGCCCCGCCGAGTTCGACATCGGGACCGACCGCACCGTGGTTGTGTTCTCGGTCACCGAAGGTCCCGACAAGCCGGAGAAGTACCCCCTGGCTTTCCAGAAAGCCCACGCGGTCATCCTCAACAAGGTGGACCTCCTGCCCCACCTTGACCTCACCCTCGAAGAATTCCAGAAAGTGCTGGAGCAATGTGCACCGGGGGCGACAGTATTCCCGGTTTCCGCTCGTACGGGCGAGGGAGTCGATGCCTGGTGCCAGTGGATCGAGGCACAGTTGGCAGCCCAATACGCGGATCCCCGCCAGAGGGAGGAATGA
- the cyoE gene encoding heme o synthase: MRAYLAVTKPRLVILLVYVALVSGWLTSLGEPAPRYGVGLLLGVLAVTLASMGANAITCYLDRDLDRVMVRTMHRPIPQGRIRPPEKALHLGLGLALAGVAASLATGHPWSTFWLVLGLVDNILVYSLWLKRRSIWNVLAGAPSGGFTALVASSAITGRFVDPAGLLLCALVVVWTPLHIWSLALRYRDDYRRAGVPMLPAVFSVEVSSRCLAAASFLLLGFSALLISSVRVGLPFLVSAVAVQAGLLVLALAVMLRPTERRVWLLFKYSSPYLAILSTLLALGYF, encoded by the coding sequence GTGCGTGCTTATCTGGCGGTAACCAAGCCCCGGCTGGTGATCCTCCTGGTATATGTGGCCCTGGTGTCGGGATGGCTCACTTCCCTGGGGGAACCCGCCCCCCGCTACGGGGTGGGACTGCTGCTGGGCGTCCTGGCAGTCACCCTGGCATCCATGGGGGCCAACGCCATAACCTGCTACCTGGACCGGGATCTCGACCGGGTCATGGTGCGCACGATGCACCGCCCCATCCCGCAAGGACGCATCCGGCCGCCCGAAAAAGCCCTGCACCTGGGCCTGGGACTGGCCCTGGCGGGCGTGGCCGCTTCCCTGGCCACCGGCCACCCCTGGAGCACGTTCTGGCTGGTGCTCGGCCTGGTGGACAACATCCTGGTTTACAGCCTGTGGTTGAAGAGACGCAGCATCTGGAACGTCCTGGCCGGTGCTCCCTCGGGAGGGTTCACCGCCCTGGTAGCCTCGAGCGCCATAACAGGCCGTTTCGTCGATCCCGCCGGCCTGCTCCTCTGCGCGCTGGTGGTCGTGTGGACGCCGCTCCACATCTGGAGCCTGGCCCTGAGGTACCGGGACGACTACCGGCGGGCAGGAGTACCGATGCTCCCGGCGGTGTTCTCCGTGGAGGTGAGTTCCCGCTGCCTGGCGGCCGCCAGCTTCCTGCTCCTCGGCTTCTCCGCTCTGCTCATTTCTTCCGTTCGGGTAGGTCTGCCATTCCTGGTGAGCGCGGTGGCGGTACAGGCAGGTCTGCTCGTCCTCGCTCTCGCCGTCATGCTGCGCCCGACGGAAAGGCGGGTGTGGTTGCTCTTCAAGTATTCCAGCCCCTACCTGGCAATCCTGAGCACCCTCCTGGCGTTGGGTTACTTCTGA
- a CDS encoding GNAT family protein: MLRPLRDEDRKMVASWMQDAETARLMGTGVGPWDFPPPGSEYLCMAINTICGRLIGYLALRDVSWRLREAELHMCIGEKDFWGQGMGADALCTYLTYIFSSTRLLRVYLRVYADNLRAIRCYQKCGFRIRGILRAGPRQDRGFRDLLLMEVGRSQIARTGT, from the coding sequence GTGTTGCGGCCGCTCCGGGATGAGGACCGGAAGATGGTCGCGTCTTGGATGCAGGATGCAGAAACTGCCAGGTTGATGGGGACGGGAGTGGGACCGTGGGACTTTCCCCCGCCGGGCTCGGAGTACCTGTGCATGGCTATCAATACCATTTGCGGTCGGCTGATAGGTTACCTGGCACTGCGAGACGTGTCGTGGCGGCTGCGGGAAGCCGAATTGCACATGTGCATCGGGGAGAAGGACTTCTGGGGGCAGGGCATGGGGGCGGATGCCCTGTGCACGTACCTGACCTACATATTCTCCTCCACCCGCCTGCTGCGCGTTTATCTGCGGGTGTACGCCGATAACCTGCGCGCCATCCGCTGCTACCAGAAATGCGGTTTCCGCATCCGGGGCATCCTGCGGGCCGGCCCCCGCCAGGATCGGGGATTCCGTGACCTCCTCCTCATGGAGGTGGGCCGGTCCCAGATCGCGCGTACGGGGACATAG
- a CDS encoding CoB--CoM heterodisulfide reductase iron-sulfur subunit B family protein: MNRLRYAFYPGCTAHASARDYTRSTYATFQALGIELEEVPDWCCCGSTAVSNVDPLLGMALCARNLALAESTGLDLAVTCNACYANLAPTLEAYREERRVRDRLQRVLDAVDRHLEGEIAVKHGVHILTRDLGLPRVEEHVRRPLDGLKVVPYYGCLLSRPRNPYEDPENPTSLDELLCVLGAEVLPFERKTKCCGGSFMNTKEEVALRLTFEILEEARERGAHVIVAACPLCQLNLDAYRAKLRARFGTYHDTPVLYFTQVVGLALGLDRNDLAIGQSFVPADRVLGLR; this comes from the coding sequence GTGAACCGGCTGCGCTACGCCTTCTACCCTGGTTGTACGGCTCACGCCTCCGCCCGGGACTACACCCGCTCCACTTACGCCACCTTCCAGGCACTGGGGATCGAACTGGAAGAGGTACCCGACTGGTGCTGCTGCGGTTCCACCGCGGTCTCCAACGTGGACCCCCTGCTGGGGATGGCCCTCTGCGCCCGCAACCTGGCCCTGGCGGAATCCACCGGCCTGGATCTGGCCGTAACCTGCAACGCCTGCTACGCCAACCTGGCCCCCACCCTGGAAGCCTACCGGGAGGAAAGGCGCGTCCGCGACCGCCTTCAGCGTGTGCTGGACGCGGTCGACCGCCACCTGGAAGGGGAGATCGCGGTAAAGCACGGTGTCCACATCCTCACCCGCGACCTGGGACTTCCCCGGGTGGAGGAGCACGTGCGCCGGCCCCTGGACGGCCTCAAGGTGGTCCCCTATTACGGCTGCCTCCTGTCCCGCCCCCGCAATCCGTACGAGGATCCGGAGAACCCCACTTCCCTGGACGAACTGCTCTGCGTCCTGGGGGCAGAGGTACTTCCCTTCGAACGCAAGACCAAGTGCTGCGGCGGCTCCTTCATGAACACCAAAGAGGAGGTTGCCTTGCGCCTCACCTTCGAGATCCTGGAGGAGGCCCGGGAACGCGGTGCTCACGTGATCGTGGCCGCCTGTCCCCTGTGCCAGCTCAATCTGGACGCTTACCGGGCCAAGCTGCGCGCCCGCTTCGGGACCTACCACGACACGCCCGTCCTGTACTTCACCCAGGTGGTAGGCCTGGCCCTGGGACTCGACCGCAATGACCTGGCCATCGGACAGAGCTTCGTGCCCGCCGACCGGGTGCTGGGCCTGAGGTAA